One part of the Phoenix dactylifera cultivar Barhee BC4 chromosome 4, palm_55x_up_171113_PBpolish2nd_filt_p, whole genome shotgun sequence genome encodes these proteins:
- the LOC120110578 gene encoding uncharacterized protein LOC120110578: MEPSRRGQPQERNIGWEHGKMLGERHQFQCNYCHKCFKGGGVTRLKQHLAGNSREISACSECPPSTRQLMRKNLAEIKAAKERAAKQKAEVERQAAEAPSYHLMESQEVEGPDEEAQIQAAMRASLDDRWQQEVARHRARFGPSFFESGAGSGGSRQDPEFQRTTSVREGEGRGRSRIASILGGFGGRKKSSGGIPPGASIHDVDPHAFHRRDSKQQRVDTMWKKEKKKDMWRAIGSWFHFSHIPANAADNTYYKSAISAIQSAGPGVDPPGPKDIYGELLDNNEELENWIGSYKSKWPTYGLTLMCDGWTGPTKRAIINFLTYCDTKTFHQSVDASDKVHNANYILRLMEEVIDQIGEENIVQVVTDNGPQYKLAGQVLIEWRPQIFWTPCAAHCIDLILMDTGKICRVQHTVEIAQRITRYIYSHTWVFSLMRRYAGGEILRPGVTRFATNYIALDSLIEKKGALRQMFVSPEWQESRYAQAGTEGSRMEDLVSRQSFWQRANAIVKAIKPLYEVLRAVDSERYPQMGFLYHMMKKAKAQIMEADVAHAQEYIDIIERRWGAQMGRELHLAGKR, encoded by the coding sequence atggagccatcaagaaGAGGGCAACCCCAAGAGCGTAATATTGGCTGGGAGCATGGGAAGATGCTCGGTGAACGGCACCAGTTTCAGTGCAATtattgccacaagtgcttcaaaggaggaggggtaaCCAGATTAAAGCAACACTTAGCCGGTAATTCTCGTGAGATATCTGCATGTTCGGAGTGCCCACCGAGTACCCGTCAGCTGATGAGGAAAAACCTTGCTGAGATCAAAGCAGCCAAGGAGAGGGCTGCCAAACAGAAAGCGGAGGTGGAACGCCAAGCTGCAGAAGCACCTTCCTATCACTTGATGGAGTCACAGGAGGTCGAGGGTCCAGATGAAGAGGCACAGATCCAGGCTGCCATGCGGGCGAGTCTGGATGATCGGTGGCAGCAGGAGGTGGCGAGGCAtcgggctcgatttgggccctcgttTTTCGAGTCGGGCGCCGGTTCTGGTGGAAGCAGACAAGATCCAGAGTTTCAAAGGACAACCTCAGTCAGGGAGGGCGAGGGCAGAGGACGTAGCCGGATTGCATCTATCTTGGGTGGTTTTGGTGGCCGAAAGAAGTCTTCCGGAGGGATTCCACCAGGTGCGTCAATCcatgatgtagatccgcatGCCTTCCACAGGAGAGATTCGAAGCAGCAAAGAGTAGACACAatgtggaagaaggagaagaagaaagatatgtggcgagctattggatcctggttccacttcagccacattCCAGCGAATGCtgcagacaatacatactacaagtctgccatttctgccatacagtctgccggtcccggtgtcgatcctccaggcccgaaggacatctacggtgagcttcttgacaacaatgAGGAGCTAGAGAATTGGATTGGCTCATataagagcaagtggcccacatatgggctcactctgatgtgtgatggttggaccggtccgacAAAGCGGGCcatcatcaactttctgacatactGTGATACAAAGACCTTCCACCAGTCAGTTGATGCTTCGGATAAGGTGCACAACGCCAATTACATCCTCAGACTTATggaggaggtgattgatcagattggagaggagaatatcgtgcaggtcgtcactgataaCGGGCCGCAATATAAGTTGGCCGGGCAGGTCTTGATAGAGTGGCGACCACAAATTTTCtggaccccatgtgctgcacattgcaTCGACCTCATCCTGATGGACACTGGAAAGATCTGTAGGGTGCAACATACGGTGGAGATAGCCCAACGCATCACCAGGTATATTTATAGCCATACTTGGGTTTTTTCATTAATGAGAAGGTATGCAGGGGGAGAAATTCTTAGAccaggagtcacacggtttgctacgaattacattgcacttgatagccttatcgagaagaaaggagccctacgtcagatgtttgtcaGTCCCGAGTGGCAGGAAAGTAGATATGCCCAGGCCGGCACTGAAGGAAGCAGAATGGAAGACTTGGTAAGCAGGCAGTCATTCTGGCAGCGGGCCAATGCGatagtcaaggctatcaaaccattatatgaagtaCTGCGGGCCGTGGATAGCGAGAGGTACCCCCAGATGGGctttttgtatcacatgatgaaGAAGGCAAAGGCTCAGATCATGGAGGCAGATGTAGCCCATGCCCAGgagtacatcgacatcattgagcGGCGATGGGGAGCCCAAATGGGTAGGGAattgcatctagcaggtaagcgataa